From Pirellulales bacterium, a single genomic window includes:
- a CDS encoding MFS transporter, whose product MALKSSPKQALASKKSLGVPGARVALVLLLAINLFNYVDRYVLAAVEDQIQHDFGSTAAQTGLLATAFLVSYMCFAPLFGWLADRYSRWMLVGVGVLLWSAASGATGLATGIGMMLATRVFVGIGEAAYGPVAPTIISDLYPIERRGQVLAWFYVAMPVGSALGYMLGGQVLHLGFTWHYAFFIVVPPGLLLGFWALAMRDSRRDQVAAMKLSPNSSLPTASPSNETTKPKATALADYKQLLRIPSYLYNTAGMTAMTFAVGGLAFWIPRYLVWRKVHAGLLDPANAELRRAALTDANWTFGVIVVVTGLAATLSGGWLGDKLRNRWPGSYFLVSGYGMLFALPFFLAALVVPFPAAWALIFITCCGLFFNTGPSNTILANVTHPSIRAAGFALNIFIIHTLGDAISPPLIGKINMVFGDHAAQVSQAGVAALASAGGKADELVSTNMNAGFATVSLAIFLSGVFWVLGSKHLARDTAKITAAEQAAI is encoded by the coding sequence GTGGCATTGAAATCATCACCAAAACAAGCATTGGCATCCAAGAAATCATTAGGCGTTCCCGGGGCGCGCGTGGCATTGGTGCTGTTGCTGGCGATCAACTTATTCAACTACGTCGATCGATATGTGCTGGCGGCGGTGGAGGATCAGATCCAGCACGATTTTGGTTCAACCGCAGCACAAACGGGATTATTGGCCACCGCCTTTTTGGTCAGCTACATGTGCTTTGCGCCGTTGTTCGGTTGGCTGGCCGATCGCTACTCGCGGTGGATGTTGGTCGGTGTGGGCGTGTTGCTGTGGAGTGCGGCAAGTGGCGCCACCGGTTTGGCCACGGGTATCGGCATGATGCTGGCGACACGGGTGTTTGTCGGCATTGGCGAGGCCGCTTACGGCCCTGTGGCGCCAACCATCATTTCCGATTTGTATCCCATCGAGCGCCGCGGCCAGGTGCTAGCCTGGTTCTACGTGGCCATGCCGGTGGGAAGCGCGCTGGGTTACATGCTTGGCGGACAAGTGCTGCACTTAGGATTCACTTGGCACTACGCGTTTTTCATTGTGGTGCCGCCGGGTCTGCTGCTGGGCTTCTGGGCGTTGGCGATGCGCGATTCACGGCGCGACCAGGTGGCCGCCATGAAACTCTCTCCAAACTCATCGCTTCCGACAGCTAGTCCGAGCAACGAAACAACCAAACCGAAAGCCACCGCGCTGGCCGATTACAAACAGCTATTGCGAATTCCCTCGTACCTTTACAACACGGCGGGCATGACGGCGATGACATTCGCCGTGGGTGGACTGGCGTTTTGGATTCCGCGCTACTTAGTTTGGCGGAAAGTTCACGCCGGGCTACTCGATCCAGCGAACGCGGAGCTTCGCCGGGCTGCCCTGACGGATGCCAACTGGACGTTCGGCGTGATTGTAGTCGTCACGGGCCTGGCAGCCACGCTGTCCGGCGGTTGGCTAGGAGATAAATTGCGGAACCGCTGGCCGGGCTCCTATTTTTTGGTTTCGGGTTATGGAATGCTCTTCGCGCTGCCTTTTTTTTTGGCGGCACTGGTTGTGCCGTTTCCGGCTGCCTGGGCGCTGATTTTCATCACGTGCTGCGGCCTATTCTTCAACACGGGGCCCAGCAACACCATTTTGGCCAATGTGACGCATCCTTCGATCCGCGCCGCGGGTTTCGCCTTGAACATATTTATCATCCACACGCTGGGCGACGCCATCAGCCCCCCGCTGATCGGCAAAATTAACATGGTTTTTGGCGACCATGCCGCACAGGTTTCTCAAGCGGGAGTTGCGGCGTTGGCTTCGGCCGGCGGAAAAGCCGATGAGCTAGTCAGCACAAACATGAACGCCGGCTTCGCAACTGTCTCGCTGGCTATTTTTTTAAGCGGCGTGTTTTGGGTGCTGGGCTCTAAACACTTGGCGCGCGATACCGCCAAAATAACGGCCGCCGAGCAAGCCGCCATTTAG
- a CDS encoding C45 family peptidase, producing MENSRSLSPKLDVVCSGSAYEMGLAQGRALQDRIRWGRAELAQLEAFRMEQPWWMPYPVFLKFAEHKVTAMVRSGVRASFPESHQRLAGIADGAGMSLSTLYLFTGLEALMASVEGRIRIPVLSAACTAIAVRGKRSADNQPIIARNFDYLPIVQPLYSLRESRPAGGMRSLEFFTASMAGAIDGVNEAGLCITYNYAFTLDRPNRPSGMISMAISEALAKCRSVQEAADWISSRPRWGGGILMLADESGEMASLELSSTQAKLRRPAQGGDCIFHTNCFFQPEMCTVQVPAAAIFTDRVPTPIRGKRVLQSADSRRDRLALLLDNDEALGSDRLRTILSDHGASGRPSDNSLCTHGGYWTTTASLQWFPRQRKVRVAYSATCQAEYTELRLS from the coding sequence ATGGAAAATTCTCGATCACTGTCACCGAAGCTCGATGTGGTTTGCTCCGGCTCTGCGTATGAAATGGGGCTGGCGCAAGGCCGTGCGCTGCAGGACCGCATTCGCTGGGGACGCGCGGAGCTTGCCCAACTGGAGGCATTTCGGATGGAGCAGCCCTGGTGGATGCCGTATCCGGTGTTTCTGAAGTTTGCCGAACACAAAGTTACCGCGATGGTGCGTTCCGGAGTGAGGGCGTCGTTTCCCGAATCACACCAGCGACTGGCGGGCATTGCCGACGGGGCTGGCATGTCGCTGAGTACACTCTACCTGTTCACCGGATTGGAAGCGCTGATGGCCAGCGTCGAAGGGCGCATTCGCATTCCAGTCCTCTCGGCGGCTTGTACCGCCATTGCCGTGCGCGGCAAACGCTCCGCCGACAACCAGCCCATCATCGCCCGCAATTTCGATTATTTGCCGATCGTGCAGCCGCTTTATTCGCTGCGCGAAAGCCGACCGGCCGGCGGCATGCGGTCGCTGGAATTTTTTACCGCGTCCATGGCCGGCGCCATTGACGGAGTGAACGAGGCAGGCCTGTGCATCACTTATAACTACGCGTTCACGCTGGATCGGCCCAATCGACCCTCGGGCATGATTTCGATGGCGATTTCCGAGGCCCTGGCAAAATGCCGCAGCGTGCAAGAAGCGGCCGATTGGATTTCGTCTCGGCCGCGCTGGGGTGGCGGCATTTTGATGTTGGCCGATGAAAGCGGCGAGATGGCATCACTGGAACTTTCCAGTACGCAGGCAAAATTGCGACGCCCGGCCCAAGGAGGCGACTGTATTTTTCACACGAACTGTTTTTTTCAGCCCGAGATGTGCACCGTGCAGGTTCCGGCGGCGGCAATTTTCACGGACCGAGTGCCCACGCCCATTCGCGGCAAGCGGGTGTTGCAATCGGCAGATAGTCGGCGCGACCGGCTGGCGCTGTTACTCGATAACGACGAGGCATTGGGATCCGATCGCTTGCGCACCATCCTCAGCGATCACGGCGCCAGCGGCCGGCCTAGCGACAACTCGCTATGCACACACGGCGGCTATTGGACGACAACTGCGTCGCTGCAATGGTTTCCGCGCCAGCGGAAAGTGCGCGTGGCGTATTCTGCCACATGCCAGGCCGAGTACACCGAGCTACGGCTGAGTTGA
- a CDS encoding arylsulfatase, translated as MKGMLFRLSRLPFSLFTVFCCVRWAMCAESNSSSPAAAAGNSARPNIVYILCDDLGYGDVHALNPARGKIATPNFDKLATQGMTFTDAHSGSSVCTPTRYGILTGRYAWRTRLQLGVLQGMSPPLIADSQLTVASLLQKHGYATGAIGKWHLGLKFGDNQWTDPLKDGPLQHGFDYFFGISASLDMPPFVYIENDHVTEVPSVEKKWIRTGPAAKDFEAIDVLPKLTEKATKYIAAHAADIKRTAGDSKNTADAKPFFLYVAFTSPHTPIVPTPQWQGKSGLGPYGDFVMETDWAAGEVLKAIDTAGQADNTLVIFASDNGCSPAAKVDQLEAQGHYPSAQFRGYKADIWDGGHRIPFIVRWPGKVKPGSQTDALVCLTDLIATCADLVGEKLPANAAEDSQSLLSVLTGQTSLAGKGAADDVIHADIHEAVVHHSIDGNFAIRKGKWKLELCAGSGGWSAPREAAAVAQHLPPEQLYDMESDEGEKRNVATEHPEVVKELTALLTKYIADGRSTPGVAQKNDVPIKLRKEPKPAAEARKDGD; from the coding sequence ATGAAAGGCATGCTTTTTCGCCTGAGTCGCTTGCCGTTTTCGTTGTTCACCGTGTTCTGTTGCGTACGCTGGGCGATGTGCGCTGAGTCGAATTCATCATCGCCAGCTGCAGCGGCGGGCAACTCTGCGCGGCCCAACATCGTTTACATTCTGTGCGATGATTTGGGCTATGGCGACGTGCATGCGCTCAATCCTGCGCGGGGAAAAATTGCCACGCCGAATTTTGACAAGTTGGCGACGCAAGGCATGACGTTTACCGACGCCCATTCCGGGTCGTCGGTGTGCACGCCCACCCGGTATGGAATTTTGACGGGCCGGTATGCCTGGCGCACGCGGCTGCAATTGGGCGTGCTGCAGGGAATGAGTCCGCCGCTGATTGCTGACAGCCAGTTAACCGTGGCCAGCCTGCTGCAAAAGCACGGCTATGCCACCGGCGCCATCGGTAAGTGGCATTTGGGTTTGAAATTTGGCGACAACCAGTGGACCGATCCGCTGAAAGACGGCCCGCTGCAACACGGGTTCGATTATTTCTTCGGCATTAGCGCGTCGCTCGACATGCCGCCGTTTGTGTACATTGAGAATGACCATGTGACCGAAGTGCCGAGCGTGGAAAAGAAATGGATTCGCACCGGCCCCGCGGCGAAAGATTTTGAAGCCATCGACGTACTCCCCAAACTGACCGAGAAAGCGACTAAATACATCGCCGCACACGCCGCCGACATCAAGAGAACCGCTGGCGATAGCAAGAACACCGCCGACGCAAAACCGTTCTTCTTGTACGTGGCGTTCACTTCGCCGCATACGCCGATTGTGCCCACTCCGCAGTGGCAAGGAAAAAGCGGGCTGGGACCATACGGCGATTTTGTAATGGAAACCGATTGGGCAGCCGGCGAAGTGCTGAAAGCCATCGACACGGCCGGGCAGGCCGACAACACGCTGGTCATTTTCGCCAGCGACAACGGCTGCTCGCCCGCGGCTAAGGTCGATCAATTGGAAGCCCAAGGGCATTACCCCAGCGCCCAATTTCGCGGCTATAAGGCCGACATTTGGGATGGCGGGCATCGCATTCCGTTCATTGTTCGCTGGCCGGGGAAAGTGAAGCCGGGCTCGCAGACCGATGCACTGGTGTGCTTGACCGATTTGATTGCTACGTGTGCGGACCTTGTCGGCGAGAAGTTGCCCGCCAATGCGGCCGAAGATTCGCAAAGTTTGCTGTCGGTTCTCACCGGGCAAACATCGCTGGCCGGCAAAGGAGCGGCGGACGACGTCATTCATGCTGACATTCACGAAGCCGTGGTGCATCATTCCATCGACGGCAATTTCGCCATTCGCAAAGGCAAGTGGAAGCTGGAACTGTGCGCCGGCTCCGGCGGCTGGAGTGCGCCGCGGGAAGCGGCGGCCGTAGCTCAGCACTTACCTCCGGAGCAGTTGTACGACATGGAAAGCGACGAAGGGGAAAAGCGCAACGTGGCGACCGAGCACCCGGAAGTGGTGAAAGAATTGACCGCGCTGCTTACAAAATACATTGCCGATGGCCGCAGCACGCCGGGCGTAGCGCAGAAAAACGACGTGCCCATCAAGCTCCGCAAAGAGCCCAAGCCCGCCGCCGAGGCGCGCAAAGACGGCGATTGA
- the thiC gene encoding phosphomethylpyrimidine synthase ThiC, translated as MRYDGRWFVFRRKVSSRPTECPMTQLESAREGVITPEMEFVAQREGLSSELIRREVARGRLVIPANKVHLQKRLEPMGIGIATKTKINANIGNSAVTSNIAEELEKLHTAVHFGADTVMDLSTGKDIDRIRQAIIDASPVPIGTVPIYQMLEELGGNIEEMKPQHFLDMVEHQAKQGVDYMTVHCGVMLEHLHLTMGRVTGIVSRGGSLIAKWMMTHRQPNPLYTHFEDLCDIMREYDVTWSLGDGLRPGSIADASDAAQFAELEVLGELTKRGREKGTQVMVEGPGHIPMDQIEMNMRKEAELCDEAPFYVLGPLVTDVAPGYDHITSAIGAALAGWHGAAMLCYVTPKEHLGLPELDDVKQGVIAYKIAAHAADLARHRPGTRERDDALSRARFAFDWNEQFRLALDPETARRMHDETLPQDTFKSAHFCSMCGPKYCSMKITEDIRAMAAERPLEVVSVKPVDEAVAVKS; from the coding sequence CTGCGATACGATGGGCGATGGTTCGTTTTTCGCCGCAAAGTCTCGTCCCGACCAACGGAGTGCCCCATGACCCAGCTTGAATCGGCCCGCGAAGGCGTGATCACCCCCGAAATGGAATTTGTCGCCCAGCGCGAAGGCCTGTCGTCGGAACTCATCCGCCGCGAAGTAGCCCGGGGCCGGTTGGTCATTCCGGCCAACAAAGTTCACTTGCAAAAGCGGCTGGAGCCGATGGGCATTGGCATTGCCACGAAAACGAAAATCAACGCCAACATTGGCAACTCGGCGGTCACCAGCAACATTGCCGAAGAATTGGAAAAGCTGCACACGGCCGTGCATTTTGGGGCCGACACGGTCATGGATTTATCGACCGGCAAAGATATTGACCGCATTCGCCAGGCGATTATTGATGCCTCGCCCGTGCCGATTGGCACCGTGCCGATTTATCAAATGTTGGAGGAGTTGGGCGGCAACATTGAGGAAATGAAGCCGCAACATTTTTTGGACATGGTGGAGCACCAGGCGAAGCAGGGCGTGGATTACATGACCGTCCACTGCGGCGTGATGCTGGAGCATTTGCATTTGACGATGGGGCGCGTGACGGGCATTGTCAGCCGCGGAGGCAGTTTGATTGCCAAGTGGATGATGACGCACCGCCAGCCGAATCCGTTGTACACGCACTTCGAAGATTTGTGCGACATTATGCGCGAGTACGATGTTACCTGGAGCCTGGGCGACGGTTTGCGGCCGGGCTCCATTGCCGACGCCAGCGATGCGGCTCAATTCGCGGAGCTAGAAGTGTTGGGCGAGCTGACTAAGCGCGGCCGTGAGAAAGGCACGCAGGTAATGGTGGAAGGCCCGGGCCACATTCCGATGGATCAAATCGAAATGAACATGCGCAAGGAAGCCGAACTGTGCGACGAGGCGCCGTTTTACGTGCTTGGTCCGCTGGTGACCGACGTGGCTCCCGGCTACGACCACATTACCAGCGCCATTGGCGCGGCCTTGGCCGGTTGGCACGGCGCGGCCATGCTGTGCTACGTAACGCCAAAAGAACATTTGGGCTTGCCCGAGTTGGACGACGTCAAGCAAGGCGTGATCGCTTACAAAATTGCGGCCCACGCGGCGGATTTGGCGCGGCATCGTCCCGGCACACGGGAACGTGACGATGCACTCAGCCGGGCCCGATTTGCTTTCGATTGGAACGAGCAGTTCCGTTTGGCGCTCGATCCGGAAACCGCCCGCCGCATGCACGACGAAACCTTGCCGCAAGACACGTTCAAAAGCGCCCACTTCTGCAGCATGTGCGGACCGAAATACTGCTCCATGAAAATCACGGAAGATATTCGCGCCATGGCCGCGGAGAGGCCGTTGGAAGTGGTCAGCGTGAAGCCAGTCGATGAGGCTGTGGCAGTTAAATCTTGA
- a CDS encoding cellulose binding domain-containing protein: MNFGQSPFRKHRSPPRGFRSIASQNLVPQNRTRRAAVESLEPKTLLAGNVVPNYVVTQNWDSGFEGQITLTNQQTAAVKNWTLAFDYGASITDIWDGAIVSHSGTHYVVSNAGWNSTLAAGGQVEFGFVAAPGSPASPINYTLNGQLLSGTITPPPSPPPSISIADVSISEGNSGTKNAVFTVTLSAPATSTVTVNYATRDGSATAGVASVGGDYTATSGKLTFSAGQTSKAINVAILGDTIYEPDETFFVDLSAAVNATISRATAVGTILNDDSLPGNSGSTLPATITFSNTNDWGNGFNGDVAIKNTGAGTIHNWKLQFTFAGTISSIWNGTIVSHTGNTYIVQGASWNADIAAGQSTDFGFTASPGGVAAMLSNYLLTGTLDSGGGSGGSGGSGGTGSTGTSSQPLATSAIVWPTQYYAPYVDSTLWPLYDVVGTAKSSGLRFFTLAFITADSANKPAWGGFSAYEVGNSDYDTNMKANLTSLRALGGDVMVSFGGEAGQELAQTITNVPALTAAYQSVITAYGLTHIDFDIEGAAVADHASIDRRSQAIAAVQQAAAAAGHPLSVWFTLPVLPTGLTADGLYVIQSALKYGVNVAGVNIMTMDYGDGPAPNPAGHMGDYAVQAANSLFAQLNTAYNGMLTSAQIWAKVGLTPMIGMNDLTDEVFTPADAQEILAFAKQHGIDRISIWSLNRDYENSAGALSHVDNFSSSLVQTPLQFSLLLNQLTG, from the coding sequence GTGAACTTTGGCCAATCGCCGTTTCGCAAGCATCGTTCGCCGCCGCGTGGTTTTCGTTCCATCGCGTCCCAAAACTTGGTTCCCCAGAACCGCACTCGCCGCGCGGCAGTGGAATCGCTGGAGCCCAAAACGCTGCTGGCTGGCAACGTGGTGCCCAACTATGTCGTCACGCAAAATTGGGACTCTGGTTTCGAGGGGCAAATTACGCTGACTAACCAGCAAACCGCGGCGGTAAAGAATTGGACGCTGGCCTTCGATTACGGCGCCTCGATCACCGATATTTGGGACGGCGCCATCGTCAGTCACAGCGGTACCCATTACGTCGTGAGCAATGCCGGCTGGAACAGCACGCTGGCGGCCGGTGGGCAAGTGGAGTTTGGCTTTGTCGCCGCGCCGGGAAGCCCGGCAAGCCCAATCAATTACACGCTCAACGGCCAACTACTTTCGGGCACCATCACGCCGCCGCCATCGCCGCCACCCAGTATCAGCATTGCCGATGTGTCGATCAGTGAAGGGAACAGCGGCACAAAGAATGCCGTGTTCACCGTCACGCTTTCCGCGCCAGCCACCAGCACCGTCACAGTGAATTATGCTACCCGCGATGGCAGCGCCACGGCCGGCGTGGCTTCTGTCGGCGGCGATTACACCGCCACTAGCGGCAAGCTCACGTTTAGCGCCGGTCAAACCAGCAAAGCCATTAACGTGGCCATCCTGGGCGATACCATTTACGAACCTGACGAAACGTTTTTCGTCGATCTTTCCGCGGCGGTGAATGCCACGATATCGCGCGCCACCGCCGTGGGCACCATCCTCAACGACGACTCGCTGCCCGGCAACTCGGGCAGCACGCTGCCGGCCACCATCACCTTCAGCAACACGAACGATTGGGGCAACGGCTTCAACGGTGATGTGGCGATCAAAAACACCGGCGCGGGAACCATTCACAATTGGAAGCTGCAATTCACGTTTGCCGGAACCATTTCGTCCATTTGGAATGGCACGATCGTCAGCCACACCGGCAACACTTACATTGTGCAAGGCGCTAGTTGGAATGCCGATATTGCCGCCGGTCAAAGCACCGATTTCGGCTTTACCGCCAGCCCCGGCGGCGTGGCGGCCATGCTCTCGAATTATTTATTAACCGGCACTCTCGACAGCGGCGGCGGCTCTGGCGGCAGCGGCGGTTCAGGTGGAACCGGCAGCACCGGCACGTCGAGCCAACCGCTGGCGACCTCCGCAATTGTGTGGCCCACGCAGTATTACGCTCCGTATGTCGATTCCACCCTCTGGCCGCTGTACGATGTTGTCGGCACGGCCAAATCGTCAGGCCTGCGGTTCTTCACGCTGGCATTCATCACGGCCGACAGCGCCAACAAGCCGGCCTGGGGAGGCTTCAGCGCGTACGAAGTCGGCAACAGCGATTACGACACAAACATGAAAGCCAACCTTACTTCGCTGCGCGCCCTCGGCGGCGATGTCATGGTTTCCTTCGGCGGTGAGGCAGGCCAAGAACTGGCGCAAACCATCACCAACGTGCCGGCCCTCACCGCGGCCTATCAATCGGTCATCACCGCTTATGGACTCACGCACATCGATTTCGACATCGAAGGCGCCGCCGTGGCCGATCACGCCAGCATCGATCGCCGCTCGCAGGCCATTGCCGCCGTGCAACAGGCGGCCGCCGCCGCGGGCCATCCGCTCAGCGTGTGGTTCACGCTGCCGGTGCTGCCCACCGGGCTGACAGCTGACGGGCTGTACGTGATTCAATCGGCGCTCAAATACGGCGTGAACGTTGCCGGCGTGAACATCATGACCATGGATTACGGCGACGGTCCCGCGCCTAATCCGGCCGGCCACATGGGCGATTACGCCGTGCAAGCCGCCAACAGTTTGTTCGCCCAACTGAACACAGCCTACAACGGCATGCTCACCTCGGCGCAAATTTGGGCCAAAGTGGGCCTGACGCCGATGATCGGCATGAACGACCTGACCGATGAAGTCTTCACGCCCGCCGACGCCCAGGAAATCCTCGCCTTTGCCAAACAACACGGCATCGACCGCATTTCCATTTGGTCACTGAACCGCGACTACGAAAACTCCGCCGGAGCGCTCAGCCACGTCGACAATTTCTCCAGCAGCCTGGTGCAAACCCCGCTGCAATTTTCGCTGCTGCTGAATCAGTTGACAGGTTAG
- a CDS encoding DUF1598 domain-containing protein, which translates to MTVAGTNYRAKLSVVLAGLVIAGMGVIAIREAAAQGTTTTGTTTPQNQNNITISPTINVTGNGSSNGAGTGTGPFGGFFGNSVVGGVSVNVDGVLKHQDATQRDQLLEARRKALEGTTGELNQAAKLRMVSLRKLDKAIAQCAKSGKQLPDDMRYLAGLQRVQYIFVFPEQHDVVLAGPADGWKVNEQGEVVGSTTGRPVLQLDDLIVALRCADAARHGGVNVSIDPTPEGMQRLNTLLAQQPVVNNNIEKIAGAMEEALGPQNISLHGVPDTSRFANVLVLADYQMKRLGMNLDHSPVKGLTSYLEMVSPTARTVQTPRWWLAPKYDPLATDGEGLAWEIRGQGVQCMAEEDYFAANGQRQVNAKPNPLAQKWADSMTSHFEELAQKDSIFGDLRNCIDLAVAGALVQKENLLEKVGFQPQYLLNDKLLIATGYNPPKQVDSKVSLLKKGSNYVISVSGGVALQPWEIIQKQQKTPDLTPVRTAAAQGRSMTDLVHAGRWWWDG; encoded by the coding sequence ATGACCGTCGCTGGCACAAATTATCGCGCAAAACTTTCGGTCGTTCTGGCCGGGCTTGTGATCGCCGGCATGGGCGTCATCGCCATTCGGGAAGCGGCGGCACAAGGCACCACCACCACAGGCACCACAACGCCCCAGAATCAAAACAACATCACGATCAGTCCCACTATCAACGTCACCGGCAACGGCAGCAGCAACGGCGCCGGCACCGGCACGGGGCCCTTCGGCGGATTTTTTGGCAACTCGGTCGTGGGCGGCGTGTCGGTGAATGTCGATGGCGTGCTCAAACATCAAGATGCCACGCAGCGAGATCAATTATTGGAAGCGCGTCGCAAAGCGCTGGAGGGAACCACCGGCGAATTGAATCAAGCGGCCAAGCTGCGGATGGTTTCGCTCCGAAAGCTGGACAAAGCCATTGCCCAGTGTGCAAAAAGCGGCAAGCAGCTTCCCGACGACATGCGCTACCTGGCCGGCTTGCAGCGTGTGCAATACATTTTTGTGTTTCCTGAACAGCATGATGTCGTCCTGGCTGGCCCGGCGGATGGCTGGAAAGTGAACGAACAAGGTGAAGTGGTCGGCAGCACCACCGGACGGCCTGTGTTGCAGTTGGACGATTTGATCGTGGCACTGCGTTGTGCTGATGCGGCTCGTCATGGCGGCGTGAATGTTTCGATCGATCCCACGCCCGAGGGCATGCAGCGGTTAAACACGCTCTTGGCGCAGCAGCCGGTGGTGAATAATAACATCGAAAAAATTGCCGGCGCCATGGAAGAAGCGCTGGGTCCGCAAAACATCAGCCTGCACGGCGTGCCCGATACCAGCCGCTTTGCCAACGTGCTGGTGCTGGCCGATTACCAGATGAAGCGGCTGGGCATGAATTTGGATCACTCGCCGGTGAAAGGCCTGACCAGCTATTTGGAAATGGTCAGCCCCACGGCGCGCACCGTGCAAACTCCGCGGTGGTGGTTGGCGCCGAAGTACGATCCACTGGCGACCGACGGCGAAGGCCTGGCGTGGGAAATTCGCGGCCAAGGCGTGCAGTGCATGGCCGAGGAAGATTACTTCGCCGCCAATGGTCAGCGCCAAGTGAACGCCAAGCCGAACCCCCTGGCGCAGAAATGGGCCGATTCCATGACCAGCCACTTTGAGGAGCTGGCGCAAAAAGATTCCATCTTCGGCGATTTGCGCAACTGCATCGATTTGGCCGTGGCCGGGGCGCTGGTGCAAAAAGAAAACTTGCTGGAAAAGGTCGGCTTTCAGCCGCAATACTTGCTCAACGATAAGCTGCTGATTGCCACCGGTTACAATCCTCCCAAGCAGGTCGACAGCAAAGTCAGCTTGCTGAAAAAAGGGAGCAACTATGTGATCAGCGTTTCCGGCGGCGTCGCATTGCAACCGTGGGAAATCATTCAGAAGCAACAAAAAACTCCCGATCTGACGCCCGTTCGCACGGCCGCTGCCCAAGGTCGCTCCATGACCGATCTGGTCCACGCCGGCCGCTGGTGGTGGGACGGATGA